The Candidatus Zixiibacteriota bacterium DNA segment GGCCGTTCCATGCACGAGGAACCTCAGGTACCGAACTTCGGTTCCCGCAACGAGGGTCCCGTACTGAAAACCGGGCTCGTCATAGCGATCGAGCCGATGATCAACCTCGGCACTCGCGAGGTCAAGACGCTTGCTGACGGGTGGACGGTCGTGACGGCTGATGGACAGCCGTCGGCCCATTTTGAACATACGGTCGCGATAACCGACAATGGGCCCGACATCTTAACCGTCGCGTAAACAGGGAGCGTATGGCCAAAGAAGAAACAATTACGGTGGAAGGAAAGGTAATCGAGCCGTTGCCGAACGCCATGTTTCGTGTGGAACTGGACAACGGTCACGTCGTTCTCGCTCACATCTCCGGCAAGATGCGCATGCATTTTATCAAAATTCTGCCGGGCGACAAGGTGACGCTTGAGTTGTCACCGTACGATCTGAGCCGGGGACGCATTACCTACCGCTATAAATAGTCTGAGTAAGGACGGGTTGAGGCGATGAGAGTAAAATCGTCGGTCAAAAAGCGCTGCGAACATTGCAAGATTATCAAGCGGCGCGGCGTCCTGCGCGTGATTTGTTCCAAGAACCCAAATCACAAGCAGCGCCAGGGCTAAAGAGAAGTATATTCGGCTGGAGATAAAGGAGAGTTTCATTGGCTCGTATTGCCGGGGTAGATTTACCCAAAAACAAGCGCATTGAAGTCGGCCTGCGCTACATCTACGGGATCGGCCCGCGTATCGCAAGCGAGATTCTGAAAAAGACGGGTGTGAACCCAGATACGCGCGTTCACGCATTGACCGATGAAGATGTCGCCAAGCTCCGCAGTGTGATCGAAAACGATTACACGGTTGAAGGCTCCCTGCGTGGCCAGGTATCCATGCATATCAAGCGCCTGATCGACATCGGCTCCTATCGCGGCTTGCGACACCGTCGCGGCCTGCCGGTTCGTGGACAGCGCACCAAAACGAACGCACGGACCCGGAAGGGCCCCAAACGTTCGATCGGCGGACTGAAAAAGAAACCGGCCGGCAAAACTTGATCGGCAGTGATTCAATATAAAGAGGTTACCAGTGGCTAATCCGAAAAAAGGGCGCCCCAAAAAAGCGAAACGGCATATCGAGTCGAGTGGCGTCGTCCATATAAAAGCGACCTTTAACAACACCCTTATCTCCATTACCGACTCGTCCGGGCGGACCCTCTCCTGGGGTACCGCCGGCAAGGTAGGGTTCAAGGGTTCGAAGAAGTCGACGCCGTTCGCCGCCCAGATGGCGGCTGCCGAAGCGGCGAAAGAAGCGATGGACATGGGTCTTCGCAGGGTTGAAGTTTGGGTGAAGGGTCCGGGTTCCGGCCGCGAAGCCGCGATCCGGTCGCTGTCGGCCGCCGGGCTCGAGATCACCTTGATCAAGGATGTCACGCCGATTCCGCACAATGGCTGTCGTCCTCCCAAGCGTCGTCGCGTCTGATGTGAACTGTTTGGTGAAGTAGTATAGAGGAGAGTCAATGGCTCGTTATCGTGATGCCAACTGCAAGCTGTGCCGTCGTGAAGGCGAGAAGCTCTTTCTGAAGGGCTCGCGCTGCCTGAGCGAAAAGTGCGCGATCGAACGGCGGCAGTTCCCGCCCGGTCAGCACGGCCAGAACATCCGTCGTAAGATCTCGGCGTACGGTCTGCAGTTGCGCGAGAAGCAGAAAGTCAAGCGGACGTACGGTGTCCTCGAGCAGCAGTTCCGGAATTACTTCCGCCGAGCGGCCGCCGGGACCGGCGTGACCGGTGAAGCGTTGTTGCAGTTGCTCGAACGCCGCCTTGATAATCTGGTTTACCGGCTCGGGTTCGCCCCGTCGAGAAAGGCAGCCCGCCAGCTCGTTCGGCACCGGCACATTCTCGTCGGCGGCAGAATTGTCGATATCCCGTCCTACCAGGTCAGGCCGAACGAGGTCATCCGGGTCAAGGATGCATCCAAGAACCTCGATCTCATCCACGACTCGCTGAAGTTCAGCCGGGGCGACGAAATCCCGTGGCTGCGACTGAATAAGGCGGCGCTTGAGGGTGAACTGCTGGAAATCCCGAAGCGCTCGGATATCCCGCTGGTCGCCAACGAACAGCTCATCGTGGAGTTGTATTCCAAGTAAGATCATAACCCCCTGTGGGAGGTCTGTTCAGGTATGAAGTGGAAGCCAATTACTATGCCCAAGGAGGTCGTATCCGACCAGTCCTCGGCGACCGAGAACTACTCGCGCTTTATTGTCGAACCGCTGGAGCGCGGCTTCGGGGTCACGCTCGGCAACTCGCTGCGCCGGGTTCTCCTGTCCTCGATTCAGGGCGCCGCGGTTGTGTCGATACGCATCAAGGGCTGTCTGCACGAATTCGCCACTATTCCCGGGGTGTATGAAGACGTTACCAACATCGTGCTCAACATCAAGAATCTCATCATACGCATGCACGCCGATGAGATGCAGACGCTGTCGCTGAAGGCCAATCAGAAAGGCAAGCTGACCGCCGGCATGTTCACCGGAACTCCGGACATCGAGATTCTCAATCCCGACGTGCACGTCTGCGAACTGACGGACGACGTCGAGTTCGACATGGAGATCGATATCACCTCCGGTCGCGGCTATCATGTCGCCGAAATGAACAAGCGCATGGATGCCCCGGTCGGGACCATTTATGTCGACTCGCTGTTTTCGCCGGTGACAAAGGCGTCGTACCAGGTGGAGAACACCCGCCTCGGTCAGAAGACCGATTATGACCGGCTGATCATGGAGCTGTCGACCAACGGCGCCATCACGCCCGAGGATGCCCTCAGTTTCGCGGCCAAACTCCTCAAGGATCACCTCCAGTTGTTCATTCACATGGACGAAGAGATCATGGTCGAAGAAGAGCAGGCCGAGGATGAAGAGGTCCTCCGTATCCGCACCCTGCTGAAGACGCGGGTCGATGAACTGGAGCTGTCGGTGCGCTCATCCAATTGTCTGCGCGCCGCCAATATTCAGACACTTGCGGATCTGGTCACCAAGACCGAATCGGAAATGCTCAAGTACCGCAATTTCGGCCGGAAGTCCCTCAATGAGATATCCACCCTGCTCGAGCAGATGGATCTCCATTTCGGGATGGACATCGACAAATTTATGGAAACGCAAAAGGCTTAAGCCACGAGTTGAGAGTCAGTCATGGGACATCAGGATAAAGTCAAGAAGCTCGGCCGCACCAAACCACACCGGGAGGCGATGCTGGCCAATATGGCCATGTCGCTGTTCACCCATCGGGTGATCAAGACGACCGACGCCAAGGCCAAGGCCCTTCGGCCTGTGGTCGATCGCATTATCACCCTTGCCAAAAAGGACACGCTGGCGTCGAAACGGCAGGTGGCCCGCACTATCCACGTCAAGGAAGTGTTTAAGAAGCTCTACACCGATATCCTGCCGAATCTGGCTGATCGCAATTCGGGCTATACCCGGGTCGTCAAGCTGGGAGTGCGGCGGGGCGATGGGGCCCCGGTGTCGGTCGTGGAACTGCTGACCCCGGCGCCGGTAGTAACCGAAGACAAGAAAGACAAGAAGGCGAAGAAGCAGGCGTCGGCCGCCGCCAAAACGCCCTCATGAGAGAAGGCGGGCGTCCCAACCGGGATATTCCGCCCAGAGTCAACCGCCGCCTGGCCGTACAGACATCGCGAGCCCGCCTTGAGCGGGCTCTTTTTTTACCCGCGTCTATTTACTTGCACGGCATCAATCGAACCCGTATATACTGTTGAAGAAGAGCATGACATTGGGTGGCAAACTGGTTGTCCCCGATCCGGTTGAACGTCGACACGCTTCATAACCGATCAGTGAATGGAAGGGAGTCTGCACATGGCTGAGGGGAAAGGTATGTCGAAGGGCTGCACGGTCGCGCTGATCGTCGCCGGCGTTATTCTCATTCTGATCATCGCGTTGGCGGTGACATGCTATTTCTACTGGGGCGACGTAGTCAAGTCCTCCACCACCGCACTGGTCGGAGAGGTGAAGTCGGTGCTCGCCGCAAATCCGCCAGAAGGGGTCGATACGACGCAGTTCGACGCACTTGCCGATGCTTTTGTCGAGCGCTTTGATCCCGGCAATATGAAAGCTGAAGATTACGCTCCGGTGGTCGCTCAGCTCAGCGAAGTTCTTCGTGATAAACAACTTACGGCCGACGAAGTGAGCCGGTTGAGCGAATCGATGGTTGCCCTGTATCCTGATCTGGACCGGTTTCTCCCGTCTTCCACGGCTGAGCCTGCCGAAGTTGACATTGCGGATCCGGACTCCACCGACGCGGTTATGGACACCGCCTCAGGACTGTAGCGGCCGAATCAGTGCACAGGTCGGCCGGGCGTGTCCGCGCGCCTGCCGACTCGGCTTTTAGGACTCGATGGAGCTGGCCCGAACCATTCTGCCCGTCCTGGCGGCGTATCTGCTGGGGGCGATTCCCTTTGCCCTCATCATCACGCGCCTGGCCGGGATCGACGACCTGCGAAAACACGGATCGGGCAACCTGGGGGCAACCAATGTCTGGCGGGTCGCGGGCGGCAAAGTAGCCGCCGTTGTCTTCGCGCTTGATATCGGAAAAGGAGTGCTCGCAATCATGCTCGCCCGGCTTGCCGGGCAATCGCTGATCGATCAAGATTTGTTTCTTGTCATCTGTGCCGCTGCAGCCGTGATCGGCCATATCTTCCCGGTCTACATCGGGTTCAAAGGCGGCAAAGGTGTCAATACTGCATTGGGCGTCATGATCATGTTGTTGCCGCTTGAAACGCTTATCGCACTCGTTGTATTCCTGATTGTGGTGATCTTGTCGCGTATGATATCGCTCGGTTCGATAGTCGCCGCGCTGGTGCTGCCCGTGGCGGTAACACTCGAGAGATTTGTCTTGGAGCGCCCCGTGGCCCTTACATACCTCGTGCTGACCGTGTTTCTTAGCCTCGCGGTTGTTGTGGCGCATCGGTCGAATATCGCTCGTATCGCTGCCGGGACGGAGAACCGCCTGACCTTCGGTACGAAGCCGCGAAAGGATGCCCCCGATGGCTGAGCGCATCACCATTCTCGGCGCCGGATCGTGGGGCATGGCGATGGCCGCGCACCTCGATCGTTGTGGCCATCGCGTCGTTCTTTGGGAGTATGACCGCGCGGCTTATGAGCAATTGCGCACCTCCCGTACGCAGCCGGATAAGCTTCCGGGCGTGCAGTTGGCCGATTCCGTCGAGATCACGAACGATCTCGCCCGTGCCGTCAAGCGGTCTGACATCCTCGTACTCGCGACCCCGGCCCAGTATCTCAGCAGCCTCATTCGTAACAACGTCGACGTGTGCAGTCATGCCGGTGTCATCGTCAACCTCGCCAAGGGCGTCGAAAACGGCAGCCTCCGGCGAATGTCGGAGATCATCAGAGATGAAACGCACCGCGCCGAACGGCTGCGTATCGTGACCCTTTCCGGGCCGTCGCATGCCGAGGAGGTGGCGATGGACATGCCGACTACGGTCGTGTGCGCCGGCACCGATGAAGATGCAGCGCGCCGGATACAGGAGATGTTCAGCGGGGGTAACTTCCGCGTCTACTACTGCGCCGACTTGATCGGTGTCGAGTTGGGCGGTTCGCTCAAAAACGTGATCGCGATTGCTGCAGGGATCGCCGACGGTCTTGGCATGGGAGACAACGCCAAGGGCGCGCTGATTACGCGCGGTCTGGCGGAAATCACGCGCCTGGGGGTGAGCATGGGGGCCGCGGCCGAAACGTTTGCCGGGCTCTCCGGCGTAGGTGACCTCGTTGCCACCTGTTTCTCCCGCCATAGCCGAAATCGGTCGGTAGGCGAACGCATCGGTAAAGGTGAGAAGCTCGCGGACGTTCTGAAGAGCATGACGATGATCGCGGAAGGGGTGGCTACGTGCCGATCTGCCTGGGAACTGGCCATCCGGTATGGTGTCGAGATGCCCATCACCGCCCAAACCTACCAGGTGCTGTTCGACGGCAAGGCGCCTGCAGAAGCGGTTGCTGATCTTATGGGGCGAAGTCTCAAAGCGGAAATATGGCAGTGACGATAGCACTAAACAGGTGTCCACTATGACTACCAAAAGCGCCGAAGACAAGCGATACTACTCGATCAGCGAGGTGTCGCAGATGACCGGACTCGAGGCGTACGTCCTGCGGTACTGGGAAAAGGAGTTCCCGACTCTCCACCCCCGGAAGAATCGACGCGGGTCACGCCTCTATACCGTCAAGGATATCGAGTTGATCAACCAGATCAACCACCTGCGGACGAAAGAAAAGCTCACGATCGCCGGCGCCCGCAACAAGTTGATGCTGCGTCGTCCGTCCGAAGAAAAGACGGAATTGGTCAAAACGGCCCGGGCGCAGACGCTGATCAAGCAGATCAAGAAGGACATCGAGGATCTTCTCAAACTTTTCCCTTGAATTCTGTCGGTCAGCTTGTAGATTGAAAGGCTGTCGGCGCAACGGTGCCGGTAGAGTCGCGATGATGTCGGAGCGTAGCGCAGTCTGGTTAGCGCACTCGCTTGGGGTGCGAGAGGTCGGCCGTTCGAATCGGCTCGCTCCGACCATTTCTCGACGGTGAACCCTGCCGATGGTACAGAACTTCCGCGTCCAAAAGCACCATGAGCAATGACCCCCGTCTTCCTGCTCCCGTTCTCTGGTCGCTGATCATTTTCGACTGTGACGGCGTACTGGTCGACAGCGAGCCCATTACCAATCGTATCTTCCGCCGAATGCTCAACGAGATTGGTCTCGAAATCAGTCTCGAAGAAACGATGTCGGTTTTTTTGGGACGGACCATGGATGACTGCGTCGGAATAATCGAAGATCGCCTCGGCCACGCCGTTCCCGACAACTTCATCGAGCAGTATCATCGACGCATTATACCGGCGTTTGAGAGGGAGCTCAAGGCCGTTCCGGGAGTCGAGACTGTTCTCGACGCCATCCCGGGGCCGACCTGCGTGGCGTCAAGCGGCGCTCACGAGAAGATGCGCGCGACGCTCGGGGTTACCGGGCTGCTGTCGCGATTCGAAGGGCGACTTTTCAGCGCAACGGAAGTTCCCCGGGGCAAGCCGTTTCCCGATCTCTTCCTGCATGCCGCAAAGACCTTTGGCGCCGAACCGTCGCGATGCGCCGTGATTGAGGACTCCGTCCCCGGTGTTCAGGCGGGCCGGGCGGCGGGAATGCATGTGTTTGGATACGCGGGGTTCACGCCGTCGGCACGACTGGAGCAGGCCGGCGCCCTCGTGTTTCACCACATGCGTGAACTGCCCGTTCTACTCGAAGAACACGGTCGCAGGCTCCTGCTCTGATGGTGTGACGATGGTTGCCGATCACGCCAATGACACGCTCGTTCTCGTCCCCGCCTACAACGCTTCCGAACACCTTCATGAATTGGTCTCCCGAATACGTGTGTATGTGTGTGACACGAACCTGCTCGTCGTGAACGACGGCTCCACCGACAATACGGAGGCCATTCTACAGCGCGAAAACATAACGCATCTGACGCTGCCCGTAAACAGGGGAAAGGGAACCGCCCTCCGCGCCGGATTTCGGTATGCCTGTGACCACGGGTATCGTTCGGTTCTGGCGCTTGATGCCGACCTGCAGCACCTGCCCGAGGAGATTCCTCGCTTCTTCGCCGTTGACGACGGTACGCGGATTGTCCTTGGCGTGCGACAGTTCGATCCGGCCGTGATGCCGTGGCACCGGCGGTGCTCGAATAACCTTACTTCGCTGATCATCTCGGTTTTCAGCGGTCGACAGATTCGTGACAGCCAATGCGGGTACCGCCTGCTGCCGGTCGAGTTCATCCGTCGAGTTCGTCTCAGCG contains these protein-coding regions:
- a CDS encoding DNA-directed RNA polymerase subunit alpha; amino-acid sequence: MKWKPITMPKEVVSDQSSATENYSRFIVEPLERGFGVTLGNSLRRVLLSSIQGAAVVSIRIKGCLHEFATIPGVYEDVTNIVLNIKNLIIRMHADEMQTLSLKANQKGKLTAGMFTGTPDIEILNPDVHVCELTDDVEFDMEIDITSGRGYHVAEMNKRMDAPVGTIYVDSLFSPVTKASYQVENTRLGQKTDYDRLIMELSTNGAITPEDALSFAAKLLKDHLQLFIHMDEEIMVEEEQAEDEEVLRIRTLLKTRVDELELSVRSSNCLRAANIQTLADLVTKTESEMLKYRNFGRKSLNEISTLLEQMDLHFGMDIDKFMETQKA
- a CDS encoding glycosyltransferase family 2 protein, with translation MVADHANDTLVLVPAYNASEHLHELVSRIRVYVCDTNLLVVNDGSTDNTEAILQRENITHLTLPVNRGKGTALRAGFRYACDHGYRSVLALDADLQHLPEEIPRFFAVDDGTRIVLGVRQFDPAVMPWHRRCSNNLTSLIISVFSGRQIRDSQCGYRLLPVEFIRRVRLSGANYDLESQVLLQACALGYPIVEIPVTTVYNNARSHVQPVWDIARFVRQIWRRIWL
- the rpmJ gene encoding 50S ribosomal protein L36; amino-acid sequence: MRVKSSVKKRCEHCKIIKRRGVLRVICSKNPNHKQRQG
- the plsY gene encoding glycerol-3-phosphate 1-O-acyltransferase PlsY, whose product is MELARTILPVLAAYLLGAIPFALIITRLAGIDDLRKHGSGNLGATNVWRVAGGKVAAVVFALDIGKGVLAIMLARLAGQSLIDQDLFLVICAAAAVIGHIFPVYIGFKGGKGVNTALGVMIMLLPLETLIALVVFLIVVILSRMISLGSIVAALVLPVAVTLERFVLERPVALTYLVLTVFLSLAVVVAHRSNIARIAAGTENRLTFGTKPRKDAPDG
- the infA gene encoding translation initiation factor IF-1, coding for MAKEETITVEGKVIEPLPNAMFRVELDNGHVVLAHISGKMRMHFIKILPGDKVTLELSPYDLSRGRITYRYK
- the rpsD gene encoding 30S ribosomal protein S4; the protein is MARYRDANCKLCRREGEKLFLKGSRCLSEKCAIERRQFPPGQHGQNIRRKISAYGLQLREKQKVKRTYGVLEQQFRNYFRRAAAGTGVTGEALLQLLERRLDNLVYRLGFAPSRKAARQLVRHRHILVGGRIVDIPSYQVRPNEVIRVKDASKNLDLIHDSLKFSRGDEIPWLRLNKAALEGELLEIPKRSDIPLVANEQLIVELYSK
- the rplQ gene encoding 50S ribosomal protein L17 — its product is MGHQDKVKKLGRTKPHREAMLANMAMSLFTHRVIKTTDAKAKALRPVVDRIITLAKKDTLASKRQVARTIHVKEVFKKLYTDILPNLADRNSGYTRVVKLGVRRGDGAPVSVVELLTPAPVVTEDKKDKKAKKQASAAAKTPS
- a CDS encoding HAD family hydrolase, producing the protein MSNDPRLPAPVLWSLIIFDCDGVLVDSEPITNRIFRRMLNEIGLEISLEETMSVFLGRTMDDCVGIIEDRLGHAVPDNFIEQYHRRIIPAFERELKAVPGVETVLDAIPGPTCVASSGAHEKMRATLGVTGLLSRFEGRLFSATEVPRGKPFPDLFLHAAKTFGAEPSRCAVIEDSVPGVQAGRAAGMHVFGYAGFTPSARLEQAGALVFHHMRELPVLLEEHGRRLLL
- a CDS encoding MerR family transcriptional regulator; amino-acid sequence: MTTKSAEDKRYYSISEVSQMTGLEAYVLRYWEKEFPTLHPRKNRRGSRLYTVKDIELINQINHLRTKEKLTIAGARNKLMLRRPSEEKTELVKTARAQTLIKQIKKDIEDLLKLFP
- the rpsK gene encoding 30S ribosomal protein S11 — its product is MKRLPVANPKKGRPKKAKRHIESSGVVHIKATFNNTLISITDSSGRTLSWGTAGKVGFKGSKKSTPFAAQMAAAEAAKEAMDMGLRRVEVWVKGPGSGREAAIRSLSAAGLEITLIKDVTPIPHNGCRPPKRRRV
- a CDS encoding NAD(P)H-dependent glycerol-3-phosphate dehydrogenase, with amino-acid sequence MAERITILGAGSWGMAMAAHLDRCGHRVVLWEYDRAAYEQLRTSRTQPDKLPGVQLADSVEITNDLARAVKRSDILVLATPAQYLSSLIRNNVDVCSHAGVIVNLAKGVENGSLRRMSEIIRDETHRAERLRIVTLSGPSHAEEVAMDMPTTVVCAGTDEDAARRIQEMFSGGNFRVYYCADLIGVELGGSLKNVIAIAAGIADGLGMGDNAKGALITRGLAEITRLGVSMGAAAETFAGLSGVGDLVATCFSRHSRNRSVGERIGKGEKLADVLKSMTMIAEGVATCRSAWELAIRYGVEMPITAQTYQVLFDGKAPAEAVADLMGRSLKAEIWQ
- the rpsM gene encoding 30S ribosomal protein S13, whose product is MARIAGVDLPKNKRIEVGLRYIYGIGPRIASEILKKTGVNPDTRVHALTDEDVAKLRSVIENDYTVEGSLRGQVSMHIKRLIDIGSYRGLRHRRGLPVRGQRTKTNARTRKGPKRSIGGLKKKPAGKT